The region AATTATGTTAATATGCATGCCCATAAAAACTAGCAAAAAAACTGGACAGGGCAAGGTGAGTACATTAGAGGGATGATGGTCTAAATCTTTGGTTCGACACTAAAATGCAGGCAAAATAGGCCAGACTCATTTGGTCACCCCTACTTATAAGATCTGGTCTTATTCATTAATCGATGAATCAAATTTAGTTCGAAATACTATATTATTAAATATATTTGAATCTCAATTTTAATAGTTGATTTTGAAAATGGGGTgtccaatatatatatatatatatatatatatatatatatatatatatatatatatatatatatatatatatatatatatatatatatatatttgtgtcAAAGTAAGATGAAACTTTTTTCTAGCACGAATGAAACTTTTTGTTATATTGGTTGACTCAATCATAACGTCATAAGTTAGGCTTTCAATTTGACTACAAAATTCCTATTCTTTTATAATATTGACAAACATTTTTGTCCACAAACTAAATATATATAACTAGGAGTATATACAATACAACCTTGTTGTAAATACATATTCATCTTAATGAAGGACTTCTATTgtatttaattttattttatgatgTTTTGTCTACCCTTAAATTAAAAAACTCAAAGTATTTGAGATTAAAAAATCAAAGATGTCCGAAAATAATATATAAAAGTTGAATGCAAAATTAAAATATTTCTCTTTACATAAAGAAAGAGAATATTATACCCTATCTTGTGAGACAGGATGAGTGGAAAAGATGTATTTTTTTGCAATCACTAAATGACAATGGTACCCCAACGGAAACATTACAAAATACGAAAGAAACAAAAGAAACATTAGGGAATAAAAAAGAATAGACCATATCATGGTCTATATATTCTTTATGCAATTTGCCACTTTTGACATATAATCCACTAAAAGTATAGAACCTACCGTGCCCACTGTTTTCTCAAAAATAAACTTCAATTAATTGAAGAGGTAGCTAGTTAGCTTCTTTGAGCCTGCTGCAGTGGATGGACCAGCAACATTTATGTATGGCATAAAGTACTTAGATACAAATATATTGCTAGAATATTTGACATGGCCACTACCTTCCTTTCTAGTTGACAATCAATCATTCCTTTCCACTACTTCATTTTAAAATGGTCTTAAACAGGTTTTAAACTAAAGTTGCGGTCGCAGACGCGGTTGTATAGTTTGCGATTGAGACATGTGATGCTAAAAATTTAAGTTTTAGTGAAAAGAAGTGAACCAACGGGATGAAATCAATTGATGGACAATATTGTTGTTGCGGTCGCGTGGGTGATTTTAATTCATATCACAATTCGAGTTGAACTCTACTTGACCACGTGAATGCAACTGCAACAAAAACATTGCGGTTGCAATTTAAAATCATGTTATTTAAGTCTCTCTAACATTTATTTGATCATCTATAAGATTATCGTTATCAAACCATTCAAATAGTTTTAGACACCATAAAATATGTGTTAAGAATTTTAAGTTAGGTTATTGTGATCAAATCATTCAAATAGTTCTAGACACGAGAAAATATATTTTAAGAATTTCATAAATATTTCAAAATTCTAATGAATTTGCAGTATCTAACTCAcacaatttttttattattgaAAAAGGGAAGCATATAGTAAATTAtgataaaaaaagaaaagaaaagcaGATAGTGACACTTTTGAAGTCTTTCGACTTCCCTATGCTATAAATATTTGAAAACACCATTCTCTTGTCCTCAATATTTATCATTACCACTCATCTGTTTGAGCTTTCAAAACTTGCTATAGCTACTTCTTCATAGTCACAAGTTTTCATAAACAAGAATAAAACCTTCACAATCATCATCCTCAAAATCACCTCTatcaatttttgtttttttcttcttcttggAATTGGTttttcatcatcatcatcatcatcatgagCCTCTCAATGTTCATGTGCAGATTAATCACAAAACCTTTAATAAGCAATGTTCCATGCAATGGCAAAAAACTCAACACGAGACAAATTCAAAAAGAGAATGTAGTTTTGGTGATGGGAGCAACAGCCACAGGAAAATCAAAGCTATCAATTGACTTAGCAAACTATTTTCCATCCGAAATAATCAACTCCGACAAAATTCAAATCTACGAAGGTCTCGACATCGTAACAAACAAAATAACAAAAGAAGAACAAAAAGGAATACCTCATCATTTACTAGGAACACACAACCCCAACATAGAGTTCACATCGAACGATTTTCGCGAAAAATCAACCTCGGCCATTGACTCAATCACGGGCCACGGACATCTTCCCATCATCGTCGGAGGCTCGAATTCATATCTCGAAGCCTTAATCGACGATGATGACTATAATTTTCGATCCAGATACAACTTCTGTTGTCTCTGGGTCGATGTTTCAATGCCTATTCTCCGCGCGTACATAGAACAACGCGTGGATCAAATGTTTAACAGTGGAATGATCAACGAGCTGCGACCGTTTTATAATCCCACCGGGGATTATTCAAAAGGGATACGAAAAGCCATTGGTGTTCCCGAGTTCGATGACTATTTTCGAATGGAGAGTTTCGTGGACGAAAAAACGAGGAAACAATTACTCGAAAAAGCAGTGAATGAGATGAAGATAAACACATGGAAATTAGCTAGGAAACAGCTTGGGAAGATTGATTTTCTGAAGAATGTTAAGAGATGGGAGATTCATCGATTAGATGCTACACCTGTTTTTAGGAAGCGTGGAAAAGAAGCTAATGAAACATGGAAGAAGATTGTTGCAGAGCCTAGTGCTATGATTGTGGCAAACTTTTTGTATAACTCTGCTAATGTTGtgaattcttcttcttcttcatcatcgaATCTTAGAGTGCCAAAATCTCAGAGTGATCTTATGGCTGCTGCTACATGTTAGAAGATGATGGAATATATTTTTTTCAGCACAGAGAAATAATTTATGTATAATTAATTATCTTACTATTGTTCCATTTTTGAGAAAATAATAAATGAATAAAGTTTTGTTTCATTTTTACATACTATGTATACTGGATCCCATTTAATATAGAGTTTTATTTTCTTACAGAGTTATTTGAATAGATTTTACTATGTAGATATTTATTTAGATATTTTAAGAATTATTATAATTAAGT is a window of Lathyrus oleraceus cultivar Zhongwan6 chromosome 6, CAAS_Psat_ZW6_1.0, whole genome shotgun sequence DNA encoding:
- the LOC127097450 gene encoding adenylate isopentenyltransferase 3, chloroplastic; its protein translation is MSLSMFMCRLITKPLISNVPCNGKKLNTRQIQKENVVLVMGATATGKSKLSIDLANYFPSEIINSDKIQIYEGLDIVTNKITKEEQKGIPHHLLGTHNPNIEFTSNDFREKSTSAIDSITGHGHLPIIVGGSNSYLEALIDDDDYNFRSRYNFCCLWVDVSMPILRAYIEQRVDQMFNSGMINELRPFYNPTGDYSKGIRKAIGVPEFDDYFRMESFVDEKTRKQLLEKAVNEMKINTWKLARKQLGKIDFLKNVKRWEIHRLDATPVFRKRGKEANETWKKIVAEPSAMIVANFLYNSANVVNSSSSSSSNLRVPKSQSDLMAAATC